From the genome of Xylocopilactobacillus apis:
TTGAAGAAAAGGTTACTCCAAGAACTACGGAGGCAGAAAATGAATAAACACTTTTTGAAAAAAGCTATTGTAATTGTATATAGTTTTGTTTTAGTGCTAGTTTTGACTGGTTGTTCTTGGCCTGGATTAAGCGGTACTGGAAATAATACGGTCAAAATTGGATCACAAAATACAACTGAACATCAAGTGATGGCTAACGTGATTGAACAAATGATTCAGCATTACTCTGATTATAATACGACAATTATTAATAACTTGGGTTCAGGGAATGTTAGTTTTGAAGCTCAAAAAAGAGGAGATACGGATTTAACGGCGGTTCGTTATACTGGAACAGATTACCAGACAGTATTAAACTTGACCGGAGAAACTAATCCAACAAAAGTCAATAATGAGGTTAAACACGACTTTAAGAAACAATACAAGATGACCTATTTTCCCACTTTGGGTTTTGCTGATACTTATCAATTTATGGTAACTTCTAGCTACGCTAAGAAGAATAATCTCCATAACGTTTCTGATATGAAGCGTGTTGCAAGTGAAATGCGAGTAGGGATCGATCAGATATGGGCTAATCGTCGAGGAGATGGGTATAGTGCATTTAAAAATACCTATGGTTTTGGATTTGGAAAAGTCTACCCAATGCAGATTGGATTAGTATACGATGCCCTTGAAGCCGGCAAAATGGATGCAGTATTGGGATATTCAACTGATGGACGGATCGCTAGTTATCATTTAGCTCTTTTAAATGATGATAAACATTTCTTTCCTCCTTATGCCGCAAGTGTAGTAGTTAATGATCAAGCTTTAAAAAAATATCCGAAGCTAAAATCCATTTTGAATAGATTAAATGGACAGATTAGCCTTAAGACAATGCAAAAACTTAATTATCAAGTTGATAACGATTTGTTAGAACCAGCAGTAGTGGCAAAGCAATTTTTAGAGAAACATAATTATTTCAAGGAGGTAAGTGATAAATGAAAGACATGAACGTTTGGCAGCAATTAATTTATTACTTTACTCACAATGGGCAGTACATTCTTGGAGAATTTAGCCGTCATTTCTTGATTTCAATTTATGGTGTAGTTCTGGCAGCAATTGTTGGAATTCCCATTGGAATTTATATTTCTCGTCATGGAGTGCTTGGTAAGTGGGTTGTCGGAATAGCTAATGTGATTCAAACCATTCCTTCGCTTGCTTTAGTGTCTATTATGATGTTAGGCATGGGTCTCGGGGTTAATACGGTAATTGTTACGGTCTTTCTTTATTCTTTGCTACCCATCATTAAAAATACTGATACTGGCATGAGAAATGTTAATCCCGATCTTCTAGATGCAGGAAAAGGGATGGGAATGACCAAAATGCAGCGGTTAACCATGATTGAACTGCCACTTTCGATTTCTGTTATTATGGCAGGACTGAGAAGTGCATTAGTTCTCGCAATTGGGGTCACAGCGATTGGCTCATTCGTTGGAGCAGGGGGTCTCGGAGATATTATTATCCGCGGAACTAATGCTACGAATGGTGGGGCAATTATTCTCGCCGGAGCATTACCAACTGCTTTAATGGCAATTATTTCCGATTTGGTTTTAGGATTTCTTGAAAAAAGATTTGCAGCCCACATCAGTCACTAAAAAAAGATCCCTTACAACGGGATCTTTTTTTAAATAATGTTTCTATCTCCAGGTAATTTATTATAGTAGTCTTTGTATTTTTTATAAAAGAAACTTTTATTGGTAATACCAACCGTTTCCATAATTGTATTAATTGGTAAAGTTGTTGAGGTTAATAATTCATTTGCTTTAATAATTCGTTGTTGAGTTTTTAAACTAGAGAAATTTTGCCCCGTCATTTTAGTGATCAAATTACTTAGATAGTTTTTGTTGTATCCATATTTCTTTGCTAAATTAGGGAGGGTAATTGATTTATAGTTTTGAGCAATGTCCTCTAGTAAATTAAAAGTTAATTGTTGTTTTTCGTTAGTTATGTTTTTTGTAGGCATTGGATGATGGCGGATAATCTTAATTAATAAAATGTTCAGATAAGATTCGACAACAGAATTTGAGTATGTCTTTTTTAGAAAATACTCTTCAATCATTTGGTCAATAGTGCTTTTAATGTCAGAATTATTATTTTTTGGAAAAATAATGTAATTTTGCGGTAAGGGTTGATCGAGTGAAATATTTGCTAAAAATTTAAATGAAAGACTATTGTTCATATGGATATCGTTGAGTAATTTAAAAGTAATATTTTTATTAGTAAATAAAATATTAATTAAAATATCGCACTCTTTTAAAGCATTAATTGAATGTTTAGCCCCGATATTCATTAAAAGGATATCCCCTTTTTGTAAAGTAATATGATTATTATCGACAACTTGCTGACAAGTTCCCTCAAACATATAATTAATTTCTAAAAATTTTTGTCCGTGTAATGGGTAGGGTGCAAAACGGTTGTGTTTACTAATATAAACGGACTGTTTACCTAAGAAATGTTCTTTATTTAAAACCGGTATATCTTGTTTATCATCCCAGGCGTTCGGAGGCATATCATTAATAAACTGATTAGTTTCTAATTGTTTAATTTCTAAATCGTTTTTGTGATTGAGTAATTCCATAATTTTTGGATTCAATGAGTGTTCACCTCCACTCCAATTAAAAAATAAACCTCCTTGTTTTATTTAAAACAGGAGGATTTTTTGTAATTAATTATTTGGTTGGTTGATAATCTTTGTCAATAATTAATACCGGCTTAATAGTTTTTCCTGAAATTGAATCAGCATTGGCTTGGTTAATGTCTTCAAAATCATAAAACTTTTCAGTTTTATCAAAGTCAAACATTCCTAATTTATAAAATTCCAATAAACGTGGAATATCGACTTGAGGGATAGAATCTCCCATGTTTACACCAACAATCTTCTTATCGTCAACGCATAAATCATTCCAAGTAGATACTTGAATTAATTGCGGAGTTACAGCGATTGCTGCACAGGTGCCTCCTTGAGCTAGTGCTTGAATAGAATTAGTAATTACACTTGCCACACCAGTTGTATCAACTGTCCAATCTACGCCGTATCCGTTAGTTAATTCTTTGATTTTTTCTACGGGATCTACTTCTTTACTATTTATTGTATGCGTAGCACCTAATTCTTTTGCTAATTCTAAGCGGCTAGGAACAATATCAACTGCAATAACTTTAGTACATCCTGAAATACGACCGGCCATCATTGATGCTAATCCAACGGCTCCAGTTCCAAAAACTGCAATTGTATCACCTGGTCTCGGTTTAAGAGTATTAAATACGGTTCCAGAGCCAGTTACATAACCACAGCCTAAAGGGCCTACCTTGCGTAAATCGAGATCGGGATCAATTTTTACAGCATTACGCTGATCAACAACTGTTGTTGTAGTAAATGATGATTGATTAAACATATCTGAAATATGGTTTCCGTTTTCTTGAAAATGATCTTCGCCATCTGCTCGAACACCTGATAAATTATAATCGCCATAATGACGGCATTGAGTGGGAATCCCTTTTAAACAATTGTCACATGTTCCATCAGAGTAAAATGACAAAATTACATGATCCCCAACTTTAAAATTAGTGACTTGACTTCCAATTTTTTCAACAATTCCGGCACCTTCATGTCCGAGAATTACAGGATATCCTAAATCAGCATCACCTTTTCTAATTGCTTCATCTGAGTGACAAATTCCACTTGCAACGATATGAATTTGTAAATCAGTAGGACCAACCTCGTGGAGATCAATATCATCTTTAATTGTAAAATCTGCACCCACTTTTTCTACAACTGCTGCTTTAATTTTCATAGTATTAACTCCTTTTTATCTTGTAATCGTTTACATCTGATATTTTGCTACTTCTAGTCTGATAAATCAATATCGAAAAATAAAGTTATGTAATTTTGTTACTCAACAACTGGGGTTGTGTTATTGTAAGCGCTACCTGAATCGTGATTCAATAATCGGGTAAAAAGAAATCGGTTTCTTTATACATTAATTCAAGGAAGTGTATTTTATGGACAAAGAATCACATGCATCAACCTGGGCCGTATCTTTAACGAACTTTTTAGATTCTGGCTCAATTGTCGCTGGAGCGTCAGGTCTGACTCTTTGGCAGGAACATTTTAAATTAAGTGGTTTTCAAGTTGGACTGCTAGGAGCTTTAAGTGCAAACGCATTTGGATCAGCATTAGGAGCAATAGTTGGCGGTCATTTATCAGATAAGTATGGTAGAAAGATGATCTATACCTATGACATGCTTTTATACATGCTAGGTACGATCGTTGTAGTTTTTTCAGTCAACTTTCCGATGCTGCTGTTAGGTTTTTTAATCACTGGAATGGCAGTGGGTGCCGGAGTGCCAGCATCATGGACATATATTGGTGAAACTTCAAGCGATGAAAACAGGGCACATGATATTGGGATTTCTCAATTTTCTTGGTCAATGGGTCCAGTAATTATCTTTATCGCTGGAACTTTGTTAGCACCAATGGGATTAACTGGAAGCAGAATATTATTTGCTATTTTGACAGTGATTGCTTTTATAGCTTGGCTGTTACAAAGAAATTTACCAGAATCTCAAGATTGGGTCGATCAAAAGAAAAAGGAAAAAGAGACCAATTCCAAACCTCATCCATATCGAGATTTGTTCTCTAGTAAAGTTTCGATGAAAAGTTTGTTATTCCTTTGTGGGGTTTATGTATTTTGGAATTTAGTTGCTGGAGCAATGGGATTCTTCATGCCTTTTGTTTATCAAACAGTAGGTGGTTTATCGAGTTTGCAGGCCAATATGCTTCAAGCTGTTTTGTGGGGTTGTACGGCACTTTCTGGCTACTTCGGATTTGCAATGTTAGGTGATAAAGTCAATCAAAGAATCTTCTTCTTTATTGGAGCTGCAATGGCTGTAATTTCATGGATGATATTAACTTACATTGGTTTTGGCTGGGCAGCACTATGGGCTTTCGTTGTTATTTGGGGTCTGTCAGCTGGAATTGGAGCGCAAGCTTGGTACGCTTTATGGGCAGTCGAACTATTTCCAACTAAATATCGGGCTGGAACGCAAGGAATCATGTTCTTCATTGTTCGCGGTACAGCAGGTATTTGGTCTATTATCTTTCCAATGATTTTGAGTAAATTGGGCTTTAAAGTTGCAGGCACAGTAATGATTATTCTTTTAGTTATTTCATTGTTGATCGGTACAATTTGGACCCCTCAGACTCGTGGAAAATCTTTAGAGCAAATTATTTCAGAACGATATCGCTCTGAAAAATAGTTAAGGAGGTTAGTTCAATGTCTCAAGCTTATGTAGCTGTTGATATCGGAGCTTCTAGCGGGCGGTTGATTCTGGGTCAATTAAGTAATAACAAATTACAACTACAAGAGATGCACCGTTTTAAAAACGGTTTTGTTAAAGAAGGCCAACATGATTGCTGGCAGATAGACAATTTAATTCAAGAAATTTTCGTCGGGTTAGAAAAAATTAAACAGGCTGGTTATTCTCAAATAACTTTAGGAATTGATACTTGGGCGGTTGATTATGTTTTGGTTGGTAAAGATGGGAAGAAATTACAAAACCCAATTTCTTATCGCGATAATCGAACTGAAAATTCAATTCATAACTTAACAATGGATTTTCCGAAGGAGTACATTTATAAAAAAACAGGTATTCAGTTTTTAGACTTTAACACTTTGTATCAATTGTATGAAGAAGACAAAGACCTATTAGCTAAAACCGACAAAATTATGATGGTTCCTGATTATATCGGTTATGTTTTAACTGGCAAATCTGTAACAGAAGTTACCAATGCTTCAACCACTCAGATGTTAAGCTTGCGTGAGGGATTATTTGATCATGATTTATTAAAAAAGGTTAATGTTCATCAAGAACAGTTTCCAAAACTTACTGATGCAGGGACAGTTTTGGGCAACTTGTTAGATCAATGGTATCAAGAGTTTGATTTGCCTCAGACGGAAGTTGTTACAGTTGCGACTCACGATACTGCTTCTGCAGTTATCGGGACTCCAGGAATTGGTCAGCATTGGGCTTATCTAAGTTCAGGAACTTGGTCATTGCTGGGGACCGAATTAAACGTACCCGAGAATGGGGAGAAAGCGTATCAGCAAAATTATACAAACGAATGGGGAGCTTATGGAACTTACCGCTTTTTGAAAAATATTATGGGACTTTGGATTATTCAAAGTGTTCAAAAAGAGCTACCCCAAGATTTCACTTTTGCTGAATTAGCAAGTTTAGCTGAAAAAGAAAAACCATTTCAACAGTTTATTAACGTTAATGATCCGCGTTTCAAAAATCCAGCTGATGGGATGATAAATGAGCTAAAACTTTATTGTAGTGAAACACATCAAAAGGTTCCGCAGAGTCCTGGTGAAATAGCAATGGCTGTATATAGTAATTTGTCCCTTTACTATGCTAATGAACTAGAAATTTTAGGTGATATTTTAGGATATCGCTTGGATTCTTTAAATATTGTTGGCGGTGGATCAAATGTTAAATTGATGAATCAATTGACAGCATCTTTGGCTCAAGTTGATGTATATGCAGGTCCAAGTGAAGCAACAGCAATTGGTAATTTAATTGTTCAAATGATTACCAAAGGCGATATTTTAAATGTTTATCTTGCTCGAAGATTAATAAAAGATTCATTTGAAATTAAAAAGTTTGAACCTCAAACAGGTGATTTTCATAAATATCTTTTAAATTATCAAGAATTTTTACAGGAGGAAAAGAAATGACAGTTAGAGTGGGTCAATTAATGCACGTTTATTCAGATCAATATGATGAATATGAACGGCGCCATAATAATCTGTTTCCAGAAATGAAAAAAGCATTAAAGGAAGCAGGTGCTCATAATTATTCGATCTATTTAGATAAAAAGACTGGCAATTTGTTTGCCTATTTAGAAGTTGATGATGTAGAGAAATATGATCAAATTTCTAGTACACCAGCTTGTAAAAAATGGTGGGAATATATGGAACCTTTGATGGATACAAATCCAGATAAAAGCCCAGTAACTATAGATTTAAAAGAAGTATTTCATTTAGATTAAGGAGATAAAAATGACAACAGAAAAAAATATTGAAGAAGCTTATCAATTAGCAAAAGAACGTTATGCAGAGATTGGTGTTGATACAGATGCAGCAATGGATGCATTAAAAAATATTAAATTATCCATTCATTCATGGGAAGGTGACGATATTCATGGATTTGTTAACCCTGATCAAGAATTAACTGGAGGAATTGGTGTTAGCGGAAATTATCCTGGTATTGCTCGGACTCCTGATGAACTTACATCAGATTTACATGAGGCCCTTTCTTTAATTCCTGGATCACATAAAGTGCAGTTACACACTCTTTATGCAGTATCAGATAGAAAGAAAGATTTTAATGAAATTGGTCCTGAAGATTTTCAGTACTGGGTTGATTGGGCAAAACAGGAACATATTGGGTTGGATATGAATCCAACATTCTTCTCTCACCCAATGGTTAAGGAGAACTTTACTCTAGCTAGTCCAGAAAAATCAGTGCGTGATTACTGGATTGAAGTTGGTAAAAAGTCACGTGAAATTTCTAATTTCTTTGGGAAAGAATTAGGACAAAAGTCTGTCAATAACTTCTGGATTCCTGATGGATTTAAAGACAATCCAATTGATAAAGCAACACCACGCTTACGCCTAATTGATTCATTAGATGAAATTTTTGCTGAAAAATATGATGAAAATAATACAATTGAGGCTGTTGAAGGTAAGTTATTCGGAACGGGTATTGAGTCTTATACTGTAGGTTCACATTTATTTTATAATAATTATGCTATTAGCCGTGGTAAGTTGTGGACAATTGACGCAGGTCATTGGCATCCAACTGAAGATGTTTCAGATAAGTTTTCAGCATTCTTACCATTTGGTAAGGGCTTAATGCTGCACGTTTCTCGTCCAGTACGTTGGGATAGTGATCACGTAGTAATTCTAGACGATGCTTTAGTTCGGATCACTCGTTCTTTGGTTCGTGATAATGAGTTAGACAAAACTAATATTGGATTAGACTTCTTTGATGCTACGATTAATAGGGTTAGTGCTTGGGTTATTGGATCTCGTGCCACTCAGAAAGCTTTATTACAAGCTTTATTAGCTCCTATTTCTGATTTGAAGAAGGCAGAATTGAATTATGATTATACTACTCGTTTAGCAGTAACTGAAGAATTAAAATCTTATCCTTTTGGTGCCGTTTGGGATGAATTCTGTCTGCAAAATAACGTTCCAGTTGGTACAGATTGGTTAAATAATATCCATCAATATGAAAAAGATGTACAGTTTAAACGTAATTAATTAAAGGAGTTTATATAATATTGAGTTATTTTATTGATTCAAAACACGTCAAAAAAATTTGTTCGATCACTAATGCTTCATATCAGCACGGTTGGGATGAAAGAAACGGCGGTAATGTTTCTTTGCGCTTAACAAGCAAAAACTTAGAAGAATTTAGTGATGTAAGTGAAGTTCAAGGAGTTGTAAAACTTGGTTTTAATGCAGAGAAGTTGGCAGGTCAATATTTCTTAGTTACTGGTACTGGTCGTTATTTTAGAAATGTGATTGAACAACCAAAACTTGATTTAGGATTAGTTAGAATTTCTAAAGACGGACAAAAAGGTGAGATAATGTGGGGATTTGAAGATGGAGGTAAGCCAACATCGGAATTTCCGAGTCATTTAATGTCACACATTGCGCGATTAAAGTTTGATTCCAGTCAAAGAGTTGTAATGCACTGTCATCCAACCAATGTTATTGCATTGTCATTTACTCAGGATTTAGATGAACGTCATTGGTCACGCTTGTTATGGAAAATGCAAGCAGAATCGTTGGTCGTTTTTCCAGAGGGCGTAGGTTTGATTCCATATATGACTCCAGGAACTAATGAAATTGGTATTGAAACTTCAAAAAAGATGCAAGATTTTAAGACTGTTATTTGGCCTCATCACGGAATATTTGGAGTAGGATCAAGTTTAGATGAAGCTTTTGGCTTGATTGAAACGGTCGAAAAAGCAGCAAATATTTATTCCCAGATATGTGCCCAGGGTGGGGAAATTAAGCAAGAAATAACAGATGAGCAATTAAGAAACTTGGCCAAGGCATTTGGTGTTACACCGAATCCAGAGTTTCTGTAAGACAAGTAATTATTAGAAAATATTTATGTCGTAAAATCATTTTGATTTTACGATTTTTTTGTTTAAATAAAAAAGCTCTTTTAAATAATATATTTAGGTGAGCTTTTAAAAGTTATTAATTTTTTCTTTGAAGACGGGCACTTTTTAAAATGGCACGTCGTTTTTGAGGATCAAACATTTGATCAATTTTTAATAAGCGGTAAAGGGCAAAAAGAATCACAACCACTTGTAAGATTAATGTATAGATATTCTTGACATAAGTGGCAAGAATACTAACGAGAATTACCATGATGCCCCAGAAAATATAAGTATTGCGCCGTTTTGTATTATCCATAAGTACCTCTTTATGCCATTATTATACTCGCAACGGCAAATTTTAACCATAACAGAAAATGAGTAGTTGACTTCTCGTTGTGATTTTGAAATAATCAATGAGAAGTTAACTTCCCAAAAAAGGATCAATATGCAAGTTATTAATGAAGTTCAAAAATGGAGAAAAAAAAGAGGCCTCACCCAAGAGGAATTGGCAGAAAGAGTTGATGTTTCTAGAAAAACAATTGGCTCTTTAGAGAAGGGAAATTACACTCCTTCGCTGCTGTTAGGACTAAGAATTGCTGAAGAGCTAGATGTAGATATTAATGAAATTTTTCAGTTAAGAGAGGATTGAAATGAAAAAAATTATCTTTGAACAAATCGGAAATATTATTTTAGTTATTTTGCTGATAGCAGCACTTGTTCAAACCGTCATCTTGTCAAAAATCCAAACTAATGAATATTTGTTTAATATAAAGTTTGGATTCTTATGGCTGATATTTATAGTGGCTGCTTTGCTTTTCTCTTTCGTGAGAGTATTTTTTTCAAAACACTGGAAGGGCTATGATCTTAAAAAGGGTGAATTTAGTACTGACGATGAAAGAGAGCAACTAATTAGTTATCAGGCAACCATTTCTGCATACAAATCCGTGGTCATAGCTTTAGTTGTTTCGCTGATTTTATTTTTTTGGTTTAGTACAGTTAGCAATAATATTTTATTAATGAAGATTACAGGAATAATTCTTTTTGGTAGTTCAATAATTGTTGGTTTTTGCACATATTTGATTAATTGGCTGGTTTTAGATCAACGATAAAATTAAGTCGGTTTCTTTTAAAATTATTGTAGATGATTAGTATTTTTAAATATTTGAAAATATAAAAATAAAAGTTATAATCTATTAAAGGATGTGAAAAATATGGATAAAGAAGACGAAGTTAGAGTAAAAATATTTAAAGCTCTCTCCGATGAAATGAGATTAGGTATAGTCAGAACTCTTTATTTGAATGAAAAAGAAATGGCATGTTCTGAAATAAGATCTGGAATGACTATAAGCGATTCGACTATTTCATATCATTTGAAAATCCTCAGAGAAGCAGATTTAGCTTTTACTAGAAAAGATGCTCAGAACAGATTAACAACTTTGAAGGTAGAAACATTTAATAAGTATTTACCCGGATTTTTAGAAACACTATCTAAAGAATGAGAACACTTAATTAGCTTTGAGTGTTATTATTTTTTGTTTTATTTCGATTATTTTAAAAATACAAAATAAGAGGTACTAATCGTTGAATCAAAAATTAAGTTTATCAAAGAAATTAACAGTTACTGTTCTTTTCGTTGCCGTATTTATTGTTGGTTTGGATTCGTTTATTATTTCGCCCTTACTGCCAACAATTGCGAAATCTTTTAATTCTGATGTTTCCCATGTAGGGGTGGGGATTACGATGTATACACTTTTTTATGCATTTGGAGCGGCGTTAGTTGCACCTTTTTTAGAAAAAGTTTCGCAAAAGGTGATCATTACTATTGGATTTTCGCTATTTACGCTTGCAAATTTTTTGGGTGGAACGGCTTTTAATCTAACTACATTTTTTATTTACCAATCGTTGGCTGGATTTGGAGCTGGTTTGGTTGTTCCTAATGTATATGCTTATGTTGGGCGCAATTTTTCACAAGAACATGTTGGGAAAATTATTGGGATAGTAATGTCTGCTCTTTCACTATCTATTGCCGTTGGAGCTCTGATAGGTTCTTTTGCTGCCAAATTTCAAAATTGGAATTGGATATTTTATTGCTATGCATTTTTTTCGGTTATTACATTGATCTTAATTATCAGGTTTACTGAAAAAGATGAAGCAGCAAAAATTCAAACTTCTAATTATCTTAGCCATTATGCTAATATTTTCACGAATCCGCTGCCCATGTATGGATTGATCGTAGTGTTATTTAGCATTTACGGATTTTATACGACTTATACTTATCTAGGAAATTATATTGAAAAATCACTTAATATACCCGTTGGTTCAACTGTTTTCGTTGTATACGGATTAAGCAACTTTGTTAGTAGTTTTATAGGAGGATGGATTGGAAAGAAGTTGGGAAGTAAGAAAACAATTTTAATAGCTGGAATTGTAAGTTGCTTATCTTATTTCTCTATCGGGTTAACTGGCAATACCTTAGGTACTTTTGTAATTGGATTAGCAGTTTTAGGTTTTTCACGAGGACTGAGTGCACTCCAGCTAACAGCTTATAATTCAACGATCATACCTGAAAGTAGAGTCACGATGATGTCTTTGAATAATACTTTTATCTATTTAGGTACAACTTTGGGATCGACGATCGGAGGAATATTGTATGATAAATGTTCGTTTTCTTCTTTAACCGTCATTTCGATTGGATTTACTATTGCGGCTTTTGTTTTAGCTGAAATAGCAATTGTACAAAAAGAGAGAAAGCTTGAAAGTCAAAGTAATTAATTTAATTAACAATCGTTCAATAACTGAAAAATTTTGCAGAATGATCGCCTAAAGAGATAAAGCACGTCAATAGTATGAGTTTTCTCATCTTATTACTGAAAAAATTTACACTAGGTAAACTTAAATAGAAAGATCAAGCTCTAGTCAACAAGAATTGTTGAAGGATTTTTGTTA
Proteins encoded in this window:
- a CDS encoding osmoprotectant ABC transporter substrate-binding protein, translating into MNKHFLKKAIVIVYSFVLVLVLTGCSWPGLSGTGNNTVKIGSQNTTEHQVMANVIEQMIQHYSDYNTTIINNLGSGNVSFEAQKRGDTDLTAVRYTGTDYQTVLNLTGETNPTKVNNEVKHDFKKQYKMTYFPTLGFADTYQFMVTSSYAKKNNLHNVSDMKRVASEMRVGIDQIWANRRGDGYSAFKNTYGFGFGKVYPMQIGLVYDALEAGKMDAVLGYSTDGRIASYHLALLNDDKHFFPPYAASVVVNDQALKKYPKLKSILNRLNGQISLKTMQKLNYQVDNDLLEPAVVAKQFLEKHNYFKEVSDK
- a CDS encoding ABC transporter permease; translated protein: MKDMNVWQQLIYYFTHNGQYILGEFSRHFLISIYGVVLAAIVGIPIGIYISRHGVLGKWVVGIANVIQTIPSLALVSIMMLGMGLGVNTVIVTVFLYSLLPIIKNTDTGMRNVNPDLLDAGKGMGMTKMQRLTMIELPLSISVIMAGLRSALVLAIGVTAIGSFVGAGGLGDIIIRGTNATNGGAIILAGALPTALMAIISDLVLGFLEKRFAAHISH
- a CDS encoding AraC family transcriptional regulator — encoded protein: MNPKIMELLNHKNDLEIKQLETNQFINDMPPNAWDDKQDIPVLNKEHFLGKQSVYISKHNRFAPYPLHGQKFLEINYMFEGTCQQVVDNNHITLQKGDILLMNIGAKHSINALKECDILINILFTNKNITFKLLNDIHMNNSLSFKFLANISLDQPLPQNYIIFPKNNNSDIKSTIDQMIEEYFLKKTYSNSVVESYLNILLIKIIRHHPMPTKNITNEKQQLTFNLLEDIAQNYKSITLPNLAKKYGYNKNYLSNLITKMTGQNFSSLKTQQRIIKANELLTSTTLPINTIMETVGITNKSFFYKKYKDYYNKLPGDRNII
- a CDS encoding NAD(P)-dependent alcohol dehydrogenase translates to MKIKAAVVEKVGADFTIKDDIDLHEVGPTDLQIHIVASGICHSDEAIRKGDADLGYPVILGHEGAGIVEKIGSQVTNFKVGDHVILSFYSDGTCDNCLKGIPTQCRHYGDYNLSGVRADGEDHFQENGNHISDMFNQSSFTTTTVVDQRNAVKIDPDLDLRKVGPLGCGYVTGSGTVFNTLKPRPGDTIAVFGTGAVGLASMMAGRISGCTKVIAVDIVPSRLELAKELGATHTINSKEVDPVEKIKELTNGYGVDWTVDTTGVASVITNSIQALAQGGTCAAIAVTPQLIQVSTWNDLCVDDKKIVGVNMGDSIPQVDIPRLLEFYKLGMFDFDKTEKFYDFEDINQANADSISGKTIKPVLIIDKDYQPTK
- a CDS encoding MFS transporter, whose product is MDKESHASTWAVSLTNFLDSGSIVAGASGLTLWQEHFKLSGFQVGLLGALSANAFGSALGAIVGGHLSDKYGRKMIYTYDMLLYMLGTIVVVFSVNFPMLLLGFLITGMAVGAGVPASWTYIGETSSDENRAHDIGISQFSWSMGPVIIFIAGTLLAPMGLTGSRILFAILTVIAFIAWLLQRNLPESQDWVDQKKKEKETNSKPHPYRDLFSSKVSMKSLLFLCGVYVFWNLVAGAMGFFMPFVYQTVGGLSSLQANMLQAVLWGCTALSGYFGFAMLGDKVNQRIFFFIGAAMAVISWMILTYIGFGWAALWAFVVIWGLSAGIGAQAWYALWAVELFPTKYRAGTQGIMFFIVRGTAGIWSIIFPMILSKLGFKVAGTVMIILLVISLLIGTIWTPQTRGKSLEQIISERYRSEK
- the rhaB gene encoding rhamnulokinase, translated to MSQAYVAVDIGASSGRLILGQLSNNKLQLQEMHRFKNGFVKEGQHDCWQIDNLIQEIFVGLEKIKQAGYSQITLGIDTWAVDYVLVGKDGKKLQNPISYRDNRTENSIHNLTMDFPKEYIYKKTGIQFLDFNTLYQLYEEDKDLLAKTDKIMMVPDYIGYVLTGKSVTEVTNASTTQMLSLREGLFDHDLLKKVNVHQEQFPKLTDAGTVLGNLLDQWYQEFDLPQTEVVTVATHDTASAVIGTPGIGQHWAYLSSGTWSLLGTELNVPENGEKAYQQNYTNEWGAYGTYRFLKNIMGLWIIQSVQKELPQDFTFAELASLAEKEKPFQQFINVNDPRFKNPADGMINELKLYCSETHQKVPQSPGEIAMAVYSNLSLYYANELEILGDILGYRLDSLNIVGGGSNVKLMNQLTASLAQVDVYAGPSEATAIGNLIVQMITKGDILNVYLARRLIKDSFEIKKFEPQTGDFHKYLLNYQEFLQEEKK
- the rhaM gene encoding L-rhamnose mutarotase, whose translation is MTVRVGQLMHVYSDQYDEYERRHNNLFPEMKKALKEAGAHNYSIYLDKKTGNLFAYLEVDDVEKYDQISSTPACKKWWEYMEPLMDTNPDKSPVTIDLKEVFHLD
- a CDS encoding L-rhamnose isomerase, whose protein sequence is MTTEKNIEEAYQLAKERYAEIGVDTDAAMDALKNIKLSIHSWEGDDIHGFVNPDQELTGGIGVSGNYPGIARTPDELTSDLHEALSLIPGSHKVQLHTLYAVSDRKKDFNEIGPEDFQYWVDWAKQEHIGLDMNPTFFSHPMVKENFTLASPEKSVRDYWIEVGKKSREISNFFGKELGQKSVNNFWIPDGFKDNPIDKATPRLRLIDSLDEIFAEKYDENNTIEAVEGKLFGTGIESYTVGSHLFYNNYAISRGKLWTIDAGHWHPTEDVSDKFSAFLPFGKGLMLHVSRPVRWDSDHVVILDDALVRITRSLVRDNELDKTNIGLDFFDATINRVSAWVIGSRATQKALLQALLAPISDLKKAELNYDYTTRLAVTEELKSYPFGAVWDEFCLQNNVPVGTDWLNNIHQYEKDVQFKRN
- the rhaD gene encoding rhamnulose-1-phosphate aldolase; the protein is MSYFIDSKHVKKICSITNASYQHGWDERNGGNVSLRLTSKNLEEFSDVSEVQGVVKLGFNAEKLAGQYFLVTGTGRYFRNVIEQPKLDLGLVRISKDGQKGEIMWGFEDGGKPTSEFPSHLMSHIARLKFDSSQRVVMHCHPTNVIALSFTQDLDERHWSRLLWKMQAESLVVFPEGVGLIPYMTPGTNEIGIETSKKMQDFKTVIWPHHGIFGVGSSLDEAFGLIETVEKAANIYSQICAQGGEIKQEITDEQLRNLAKAFGVTPNPEFL
- a CDS encoding helix-turn-helix transcriptional regulator, giving the protein MQVINEVQKWRKKRGLTQEELAERVDVSRKTIGSLEKGNYTPSLLLGLRIAEELDVDINEIFQLRED
- a CDS encoding ArsR/SmtB family transcription factor gives rise to the protein MDKEDEVRVKIFKALSDEMRLGIVRTLYLNEKEMACSEIRSGMTISDSTISYHLKILREADLAFTRKDAQNRLTTLKVETFNKYLPGFLETLSKE